Genomic DNA from Solanum pennellii chromosome 3, SPENNV200:
AACTCACTCCGATTATAAATTACAACaaattatgtgatcatattaaaatttataagtttaatTTTATGAGAATTCATAACTAGACGGGTGGTTGATTCCGCGACAAGAAAAGGATCCCTAAAGAACTtagtttaaatgtatttttgtccgattacttatattattagaaattcgtaaatttaaaatttttaatttgatttttaattgacCCTTAGTTCAGAAATGATAAAATAGAGGATAAATAGAAAATGAAGTGAAAGTTTATTCATTTTTTGACAATAATAGGTAGGCTTCTCTAATTGGATGAAGCAATATTTGTCCTTTTAGTTTGCCACATATCCTACAATGATGagttaaattatttatgaaaatattgtACTGGTGTTTTAATTTTAAGACTATAGTAATATATGACTAAAAAGGCaaatgtgattttattttaatttagattCATATTCGCTCCCCTATGAATTCGAGTGTTGAATGCAattcttttaataataatatttaataatatcaaaaaaaatgcaattctGACTTTTATTTGGTTCCAATTTCTGGTAAACTTATTTACcacatttttttgttcaaatattcttttatataaaaagaagatatttgaaaacattgagatatGAATAACAAGGAAACAAACTTACACAAGTTTGGAAGTTGAATCAATTACGaatttaacttttgaaattgaTTAGTTAtccataattaacaacaatctATATGGtactattatataaaattaaaagacatatatattGTTCTTTTAGAACTATCATcctcataataataatagtttttcgGTTCTCTGAAATTCGTGTAGCTTCTGTTGTTAATACTTGAGATAATCAGGTTTGTTATTTGATCATCCTCCTAATATCTTTTTCACATGAATTTTGTTTCTATTATTTttggagaaagaaaaaaactagtTTAAATCTTTATATGAAAAcatgtttgttattttttttcaagtaatttATTACTTAGAAATTAGTTGATTTCGAAATAATATGTTATTATGTGTTTCCAGATAATTAGAAATTAGTCGATTTGGTTTAGAATAATACTTGTTTATTAGTAGCCAATATTTAAAAGTttctttttaatgaaaaatatatttgtgaatatttattttatagggTTACTTAATTATACAACATATATAATTGACAATTATTAAACTGGAGTAGTTTGTTGTAATTTGTAAGTAGATGATACTATTATGATAACAGtcaattgtttaattttttttcgtcaaaaatataattgatttttttatgtacTAACTACTTGTAATTAAGTTTGAACGTTATAAATACACTTACATTTAGTTTGAAGTTTGACAAAGTATCTTGAGATAATCTAGAGACTGGAATTCATTTTTTGATATTAATTTTGTTGATAATTCTAAACAAAGacaaattatttaaatggaTATAGAGACACCTGTTTTGAGACTGAgaaataagtatatatttttatatatgaggttatagatgagatgatgaatataaatatatagcaTATTAGTAGAGATTTTGAGGATCGTCTAGGATTATTTTTTCGTTGAGAAAGGTGGTAGGCCGATTTTAAATGCTTTAACTTGGTCATTGAAGAAGGTGAAGGTTGGACGAAACTTCGATTTATgttatttcttatactttagTTATAGTGTTATCATGTCgtagttactttttttttccaggACGTTCCGTCATGCTATCTTTATCATCACTtctgttatttttttcaaactgCTTCGCTGTACTTGTTTTTTGTTTGAGTTTCTATCAGAAACAACCTTTTAATTAACCTCCCaagaaagagggaaagatctCTATACATACTactcattttttctttccaGAATATTTTATCATGCTATCTTTAGTATTTTATCAtcatttctgtttttttttttcaaactgtATTTGATCTGAGGGtttattagaaaatttttttttaactcctAAGGAAAAAGGGTAAGATCTGTGTGCAAACTATCCTTTTTAGAGTAATGAACTTGTGAAATTGTACTGAATATGTTAGTATTGTTGTTCATGGTTAATTCCGATCTTTGTATCTtaacaattaattttgaaatcgATATCTGGTattttcacaaattttttttagaattttttcaGGATCTATGGAAGACGAAACGAACTTAATATCAAGCACGACCAACGTAACGGTTGGTGATTGTGATTCAAGCGGAAGCAATCATCTATTACCTAAAAAGCGAAACATTAATGCACGTGAGGGAAAAGGTTGCATTTCAGGTTCAAAATTCAAAGGTGTAGTAGGGCAAAATAATGGTCATTGGGGAGCTCAAATATATGCAAATCATCAAAGAATTTGGCTTGGTACTTTTAAAACTGAAACAGATGCAGCAATGGCTTATGATAGTGCTGCTATTAGACTTCTTGGACCAGATCATTCACATAGAAATTTGTCATGGACAAATTCAACAATTCAAGAACCTAATTTTCAGACACAATTTTCAACTGAAGATATTCTAAGAATGATCAAAGAAGGTTCTTATACTTCAAGGTTTGATGAGTATTTGAAAGACAAATTTGAAGATCATTTtcaatctttgaaaaacttACAAAAAGTGAATGAggtaagaaaataattttgtatatctTAGACATATAGTACTTTTTAGGCTATCATGTAATCGTAATTATACTAGATAAATACTAATATAGAGTATACAGATCAGAATAAAATGTTAGTTAAGTAACTGAGAGTTACCTCACTTAGCCTTTTATATTGATAGTTGTAGTATTACTATGAGAGTTTCTTATTATTCCGTTTCTATCATTTACTATTTCTAACTCTTCGATTATCGTATTGTTTTGTGATAGTACTAATTGTTtcatttttagtatattttgtCTTTGTTCTCTTTAGCTTCTTGTCTTTGACTTCTTCTCTCtcttgtttctctttatttctttctctaAACTGCTTTATTAATGCCTTTTTCCTTGAGTTAGCTTCTACTCAAAATAGTCTATTTTGTGGGATAAGGTACGTGTATATACTATTTTTCGAATCTTATTTGTGAGaatatatttgatatacatGTTATTACTGCATGTCACACTAGAGATATACATTCCACATGAATTTACGAATAATCGtaagaatttaaattatatacacatCATTGTAAAGGATTTTGTATATCATAAGGTCATGTACAAGAATATCTAAAGAATACAAGTAAGCATGCTATAAAATATAAAGATGTATACACACCTTATAGTAACTTAATTTATAATCTAGAAATAAGGCAAATaactaaatgttttttttaccTCTTGGTGTATAGGTTTAATGCATGTACATATTGTTGAGTACTCTTAATGTAGCTTTATAggtataatattttgttttttttttttttgtgactCCTCTTGTTAGATTTCATGATTTCAATGTTACTTATAGGGTAATGCTGAATTTTCCTACAAGCAGCTTTTCCAGAAAGAGCTAACTCCAAGTGATGTTGGAAAGCTTAATAGGCTTGTGATCCCAAAGAAATATGCAACAAAGTATTTCCCTCAAATTCAAGACGAGGAAATGATCTTTTATGATACATCGAGGAGATTATGGAAGTTCAGGTATTGTTATTGGAAAAGTAGTCAAAGTTTTGTTTTCACAAAGGGTTGGAACAAGTTTGTGAAAGATAAAGGTTTAAGAGCAAAAGATACCATTGTTTTCAACTTGTGTGAATTCAAGAACGGAACGAAAGAGAATTGCAATGCATTTGTGATTGATGTTGTGAAGAGTATTGATGGGAATTTAGCACTCAATCATCATGAACAAGAAGAAACTATTGATGATCATGAAGTGGGCACACAAGAGTTCACTAAGGCACAACCATTTGATGATGATTTGGTACCTGTTTGGCTTTTTGGGAAGCAAATAGGTTGGATGGAGACAAAAGGAGCAATGGAGTTTAATTAATGTTCATCGATAGcgtaaataatttttcaaggaaCATGTAGGACAAAAAATCGCAGAACCCCCTTATGTTTCTATTATTTTCTTGTTGTATCAGgtacttgttttatttttaagaaacgAATCTCACTTTTTTTTAGAGAGGTTATCGatgaatttcaattttcttttaatctcaTAGTGAAATTTTTATCCAATAATATTTGTGTACATAATGTTGCTTATTTACTTGaaagaaaaaactcatttatttttcaaaacaatgttttccatggaaaacattaaTGTCATAGTTGGGTAGTGACAATTGCCTTTTATGGGAGGTAATGAGTTTTAAAAGCATTAATTATTTTGTCTTGTATGACTtgttattgaatatttattagACTTATAGTGAcattaagaaattaattaaatgttttaatcATACATGTGGTGACTGGTGATCATAGAAAAGAACCTTTAAGTTAATGTACACTTTCTCCAGCTagaaaaatgagaaattatTGGGTGATTTGAGTAAAAGGGTATTTTGTTggtaatttgattttatttccaTTTCTGATATTTGTGTAGAAATTTGCTTTTGTAagtctaatttaaaaaaaaaatgtctcaAATATCTGTACATTGTGAATACCAAGACAAATTAATAGGATAGCTTGTAAGCTTCATCTAATTGTCATGATTACAAATCTTACTCGATCATGATTTTAAATATTACTCAATactattttttaactttaatcaTTTCAcgaaaaatgatttattttaatttagtcatggagtataaaaaaaatttaaatttttttttaaatcttatggtctaaaattaaaattatatcagATATACTAAATTGTCCTTAATCTTGTTACCTTAAATATGTCAGGAAAAAGTTAAAAgcaaaatgtaataataaaaaaaaagtcatttttttaaatagactaaaaaaaaaatcattatgtttgaaaaaataataataatttaaagttaaCAATTATAGGTTGTGATAAATTGGGGTAAATtactcaacttcaaattttgcTCTTGCAAAATCGTTTCATCACTTTTGGTCACCTTAAACAAGAAAAGATATTTTCGATTAAAATAACTTTGCAAGTGGTTTTTTTAAAGAACTAAgcaattttattgataaaattactaattttacATATTCGGGTGACCATTTGAGAAATCTATTCTTATTATTACAAATGGAGAGTATATCCCCcgattaattaaatatttcattgtttaatataatataattaggACAGATATTTATCGCATTCACAaaacaatatcatatttttcttgcaattatgctcgaaaaatattttttaagtcgGGGATCTATAACAACTTCTTTACCTCATTaagatagaaataaaatatctgtatattttatttttcacgtATTTCACTTGTGATATTACCGTGGATACATTATTAgaggtttttatttaatctatgtgttaattttttgaataactTATTATTTGATAGATAGATAGAAAAtaagttattcatgtataaaattaatatatgtatatgttatgaTCATCCCATAGTGTAAGGAGCAAATCACATTTTATCCCTCCTATCCCCCTTCAAATTTGTATCATCTGGATAGGTCTCATTCATTATGATACATAACATTTGATATATTAGACAATTTATCCGTTgagattaaaaaggaaaaataaacgTAAAATTAAATGTTAGTTTTCCAAATCAAGCAAATCGAATTGATGTCAATATCTCCCAAATCATAACATATTCAAACAACTGAAattacaaatttcaaattttcttctctcatttttttttcaaatcataATTGATTCGAAAATAATAGCTTATACATGatgaatgtatttattttgttgagACATTTAGGTAAGAAAATAGACCAAAACCCATATGTATCgtgaaaaaataacaacaaaaaattaaaaaagaaatcaacttGTTACTCTATTAATTTTGTGTCATATACATAACTATGAATATGATACAAACTAATGTTGTTATAAAACATTAGGAATTatgtatcaacaataatatttgaTAATGTGTACTGAGTAACCTTCTAGTTAAATAAGTTTGAGTGTTGTATGTAGTAGTAAAAGATCAGTAGTGGAAccaatattttcaataaagggtTTAAAATCTGTAGAAATAGACATACAAAGTAattgaggggggggggggatcaACATcgactatatatacataaaaattattttaactatgtataaataatataatttttcgccGAAAAGGATTAACCCCTTTAGTATAAGGTGGCTCCGCCTATGTAAAGATAACCAAATCCGTAATTGTGATGTATTTGATACATAACTATAAACATAATACATACTAACATTaacttaagaaacaaaaaacaaCTAGCTACATCAAAAATCTAAATCCacatgtattaaaaaaaaatgaacaacaaaaaaataaataaaaaaaatcaacaatatgatatgttgaaagcaaaaaaatgaagaaatccTTATACGCTTTCTCATTTGCTCTATATCAACTCCCGTAGATATTTTTCACTTTCGTTAATACTACTACTTATAGATCTCGATCCAAAGTCTCCACCGAAGCCATCATCAACTcaattcttttttgaaattttttccacAGTTAATTTTGAAGTCGAATAAGCATCCTTCTTCGATTAATTGAATAACCACAATACCAAAAGATGAAAGATCGTTtgtatatatcaaaattttgtagatgaaaagaataataataataataaaatcaataatgaattaactggaaagaaaaaagatgagtGAAGACGAACTATCTTTTCAATGCAATTGATGAACTAGAGGagaaaagatttgaaatttaaaaatgaaatgacGGAGGTAATTAGCAATACATTGGAATGATTTTATGcgtgaaaaagggaaaaaatacaATTGGATGATCTTTTTTAGAATGATGTACCCGAAAAAGTGAGAAAAATTGAAGAGAATaaagatttttataattttttaaatgatagaaaataatagaaataggataatatatatatatatatatatatatacttcctcCGTTTCATAAAGAATTGTGtggtttgacttgacacaaaGTTTAAGTAAATAATGAAGACTTTTGAATCcagtggttctaaattaaagttatgtcaaatgtacaaaattattttttaacctTGTAGCTTTAAACATGTTACGTGGAAAGCTAAagtaaaaatgttaaaaaagaaagaaaaaattcattctttttgaaatagatttttaaaaaaattattctttttgaaacgaagaaaatatatatatatatataaaattaataatttttttaatttttattatattaatacttGTATAGGTCTAACCGAGATCAATAAAACCAAAAAACATGCTATAAAGACAAAACATCGGAGATGTATACACATTTTTCAGGACGAGAAACGTACATCATGAGAGAAGCTGATACGCCAAAAGTGGACTGTCCATCAACGTGTCAGTTTTGACAGCTCAGATTACCTGTGGCCCCACTTTCCAACTCACACTTTCAAATGCCAAGAgcttcaaataaatataagacaCGTGGCATAAGATAGTCAAGTTCTTTTAACTTCTTCGTCTCATTTCACGTGacactattttatttaatatagtatttaaagaaaattacatGTATAAAAATTTGGTTCAAAATAATATTGCGATATTTATATAGTTgtaaatgattttattaaaaataaaagagaaatttaaaagttaaattacattcaaattataataagaTAGACTTTTTCTCAGAtcgactaaaaaataaaaagtgtcgCATCTATTAGATCAATTGAAatagtatttttgtttttctgcATTCTTCATGtggtttttaatatttgttatttaacattattttccTTGAGAGTTATTAACtcaaataatatgaatttaattaatatagaaatacattaatttatattcatttattgaGAAATTGACTTCAagagaataatatataaaaaaatacaatagtaAACTTTCATAGTTTctaaaataatgatatataaataaaaacgaAGAGAGTACATggtaatttaatatatatcatttaatttatttttataagttaaaaaatCCTTTTATATTCCAAATAACTCATCTTTAATTAAAACCTTAGTTATTGATTACCATTTAGTTCAACTATAGAAGTAAATGATAGTAACTTTTCTCAAAAGTAAGAGTTAATATCTTatatggtcactcaactttgagtTTTTTATTTAGAAAGTCATTCAATTTTAAGTTGTTTACTTAAAAGTCactttactttgttttataaCTCAAAAGTCATTAAACTATTGATTTTTAACTTAGAAAGtcaccaattatttatatttcactaatAAAGTTACtcaatcaattaaatcaattttttattaaattttattttaaactatttttaaacaaataataagatacctattttaattattttactatcCGCTCCAACtatttaattacaatttttctaaaaaaaaaattacagtaACAACTGCAAACCCCCCNaccccccccccccccccccccaaaaaaaataatctcgaTTCTATTAATTGTAAAACTAGACATAAATTGTTAAAAGATTACCAATAAAGAAAAATTGGAATTGGTAagaagtaattaattatttttttgtatttttataaaatttaatgaaaaaatgttatttaaattgattaagtGAGTTTCTAAGTGAAATATAATTAGTTGGATGACTTTCTAAGTATAACACcaatagttgagtgacttttgagttaaaaaaCAAAGTTGAGTGCTTTCGAAGTAAACAACTCAAAATTAAGTGACTttctaagggcccgtttggatgggcttaataaaagcaactttaaaaaaatacttttaaaagtgctgaaacttatttttaaaataagcagttatgtgtttggataaaagtgctgaagttgttatgtcaaacgtgaaaaggtaaaaatggaagaaagaaatgttagggttatatgggtaatttggagattgtataaaaatattaagagcaaaaagataaaaatgtggtcaacttaaaacagcttataagctaaaaaaaaaagcacccctaccccagcttttaacttttggcttaaaataagttttataagttattttgagtattgccaaacagttaaataagtcaaaaaccagcttttaagtcagtttgaccagcttttaagctgagccaaacaggctctaagtaAACTATTAAAAGTTGAGTAACCATATGAGGTATTATCTCCAAAAGTAATCTGTTGACTATTTAGCTTTTTATATTTCCTCAAACCCAAACGTATACCATTATATTTACTAGAACACGAATGCTAATCATCGTGCTTAATATAGCTTTCgtttaatcataaaatttatagCTTAAAAAATAAGCTAGAATGTGCATTTCactttaaaaaattgtaaattttatttagtaacAGTGAATTACACTTGAAAGAATCGTGAacgaaattttcaaaaatctataATTAAACGCTAGCCaaattggattaaaaaaaaacctactaattttattaaatatttcatatatatataaaacaaaatatctGTGTACTGTGTAACCTGGACAGTATAGCCTTCAGGCCTGTTTTGATGCATGATAGTATAAACTACCCACACTTCTCAGTCCTTTGCTCTTCCTTCTCCATTTTGCCCAAAACTCAACCCCTCTCCCTTTTTTCTCTACTTCTACTCTGTGAATTTTCCGGTATCTATTTTCTGCAAATCGCCATTTGCCGCAAGCTTCAACGGAA
This window encodes:
- the LOC107013464 gene encoding AP2/ERF and B3 domain-containing transcription factor At1g51120-like, whose amino-acid sequence is MEDETNLISSTTNVTVGDCDSSGSNHLLPKKRNINAREGKGCISGSKFKGVVGQNNGHWGAQIYANHQRIWLGTFKTETDAAMAYDSAAIRLLGPDHSHRNLSWTNSTIQEPNFQTQFSTEDILRMIKEGSYTSRFDEYLKDKFEDHFQSLKNLQKVNEGNAEFSYKQLFQKELTPSDVGKLNRLVIPKKYATKYFPQIQDEEMIFYDTSRRLWKFRYCYWKSSQSFVFTKGWNKFVKDKGLRAKDTIVFNLCEFKNGTKENCNAFVIDVVKSIDGNLALNHHEQEETIDDHEVGTQEFTKAQPFDDDLVPVWLFGKQIGWMETKGAMEFN